The window CACTTCAGGAAAACGCTGCTCGTGCGAGGGGCGAGACCCCTCTCGATATTGAGGTTATTGAGACCGTTCCTGTCCCAAAAGAGCCAAATATGATCGCATTAGAAGAAAGATGCTGTGAAACACCTATTCCTCTGGTAATATATGATGACCTGAAAGGTAAGAAGGGCAATGAAGTGAAAAGGAGCCTGATTGTTGGTCGTGGCAGGGTATTCCTTCCTCCTGGGAGGTACATCGTGGAATTACAGGCAAGATGTGAGGAAGATAGATTCAATAAAAAACCAAGCATAAGGCAGATATCCCTATACGAGCCGAGAACTATCAAATTTCACCTTAAGCAACCCACAGCTAATGAAAGGAGAGACCTTCTCTCACATCAGATTGAACCGCCCCCTGAAGAAGAACCACCATACAGGCAAATGAAATAAATGTCCAAGGTA of the Candidatus Syntrophoarchaeum caldarius genome contains:
- a CDS encoding protein containing DUF217; the protein is MSRKLISIHEETYEQLEDLKVSPSESFNDVLSRLISWPAEVLRSLQENAARARGETPLDIEVIETVPVPKEPNMIALEERCCETPIPLVIYDDLKGKKGNEVKRSLIVGRGRVFLPPGRYIVELQARCEEDRFNKKPSIRQISLYEPRTIKFHLKQPTANERRDLLSHQIEPPPEEEPPYRQMK